In Thunnus maccoyii chromosome 3, fThuMac1.1, whole genome shotgun sequence, the following proteins share a genomic window:
- the pfkfb4b gene encoding 6-phosphofructo-2-kinase/fructose-2,6-bisphosphatase 4b isoform X2, whose amino-acid sequence MLDNEEFVVETSPRELTQNPLRKIWMPCKNGHIAQRRVCMTNCPTLIVTVGLPARGKTYISKKLTRYLNWIGVPTKEFNVGQYRRECLKIYKSFEFFRPDNEEGLKIRRQCAMAALNDVRQYLCVEGGQVAVFDATNTTRERRGTIVKFAEQNGFKVFFVESVCEDPDVIAQNIVQVKLGSPDYIHCNTEEAIEDFMKRIKCYESSYQPLDEVLDRDLSYIKIMDVGRRYLVNRVLDHIQSRIVYYLMNIHITPRSIYLCRHGESDLNIKGRIGGDSGLSTRGKEFAKSLRKFIQDQNIKDLKVWTSQMKRTIQTAECLGVPYEQWKSLNEIDAGVCEEMMYEEIQEHYPLEFALRDQDKYRYRYPKGESYEDLVQRLEPVIMELERQENVLVICHQAVMRCLLAYFLDKPADELPYLKCPLHTALKLTPLAYGCKVESIYLGVDAVNTHRDRPERI is encoded by the exons ATGTTAGACAACGAGGAGTTTGTGGTGGAGACTTCCCCGCGGGAGCTTACCCAGAACCCGCTCAGGAAGATCTGGATGCCCTGCAAGAACGGGCACATAGCGCAGAGACGGG TATGTATGACCAACTGCCCGACACTCATTGTGACTGTAGGACTTCCAGCTCGAGGgaaaacatacatttcaaaGAAGCTGACTCGCTACTTAAACTGGATAGGTGTGCCAACCAAAG AGTTCAATGTTGGCCAGTACCGAAGGGAGTGTTTGAAGATATACAAGTCCTTCGAGTTTTTCCGTCCAGATAACGAAGAGGGCTTAAAAATCAGACG TCAATGTGCAATGGCAGCACTCAACGATGTTCGGCAGTACCTGTGTGTTGAAGGAGGACAGGTGGCG GTCTTCGACGCCACAAATACgacaagagaaagaagaggaaccATCGTCAAGTTCGCTGAGCAAAATGGCTTTAAG GTGTTTTTTGTGGAGTCTGTGTGTGAGGACCCGGATGTCATTGCACAGAACATTGTG CAAGTAAAGCTGGGCAGCCCTGACTACATACACTGCAACACAGAGGAGGCCATTGAGGACTTCATGAAGAGAATCAAGTGTTATGAATCCTCCTACCAGCCTCTGGATGAGGTTCTGGACAG GGATCTGTCCTACATAAAGATCATGGATGTGGGCCGTCGTTACCTGGTGAACCGCGTCCTTGACCACATCCAAAGCCGGATCGTCTACTACCTGATGAACATCCACATTACTCCACGCTCCATCTACCTGTGTCGCCACGGTGAGAGCGACCTCAACATCAAGGGACGCATCGGAGGCGACTCTGGTTTGTCCACCAGGGGgaaagag TTTGCCAAGAGTCTAAGGAAATTTATCCAGGACCAGAACATCAAAGATCTGAAGGTTTGGACCAGCCAGATGAAGAGAACAATCCAGACAGCGGAGTGCCTGGGAGTGCCATATGAACAGTGGAAATCGCTCAATGAAATAGATGCT GGTGTGTGTGAGGAAATGATGTATGAAGAGATCCAGGAGCATTACCCTCTGGAGTTTGCACTGAGAGACCAAGACAAGTACCGCTACCGCTACCCTAAAGGAGAG TCGTATGAAGACCTGGTGCAGCGATTGGAGCCTGTGATCATGGAGCTGGAGAGACAAGAGAATGTTCTGGTCATTTGTCACCAGGCCGTGATGCGTTGTCTTCTTGCATATTTCCTAGACAAGCCTGCAG ATGAGTTGCCTTATCTTAAGTGTCCTTTGCACACTGCGTTGAAGTTGACCCCCCTGGCTTATG GATGTAAAGTGGAGTCTATCTATTTAGGCGTGGACgctgtgaacacacacagggacagaCCAGAG AGAATATAA
- the pfkfb4b gene encoding 6-phosphofructo-2-kinase/fructose-2,6-bisphosphatase 4b isoform X3, with the protein MRGSCCPRNTRDRAVCMTNCPTLIVTVGLPARGKTYISKKLTRYLNWIGVPTKEFNVGQYRRECLKIYKSFEFFRPDNEEGLKIRRQCAMAALNDVRQYLCVEGGQVAVFDATNTTRERRGTIVKFAEQNGFKVFFVESVCEDPDVIAQNIVQVKLGSPDYIHCNTEEAIEDFMKRIKCYESSYQPLDEVLDRDLSYIKIMDVGRRYLVNRVLDHIQSRIVYYLMNIHITPRSIYLCRHGESDLNIKGRIGGDSGLSTRGKEFAKSLRKFIQDQNIKDLKVWTSQMKRTIQTAECLGVPYEQWKSLNEIDAGVCEEMMYEEIQEHYPLEFALRDQDKYRYRYPKGESYEDLVQRLEPVIMELERQENVLVICHQAVMRCLLAYFLDKPADELPYLKCPLHTALKLTPLAYGCKVESIYLGVDAVNTHRDRPENVNVRRTTEDALQTVPAHF; encoded by the exons TATGTATGACCAACTGCCCGACACTCATTGTGACTGTAGGACTTCCAGCTCGAGGgaaaacatacatttcaaaGAAGCTGACTCGCTACTTAAACTGGATAGGTGTGCCAACCAAAG AGTTCAATGTTGGCCAGTACCGAAGGGAGTGTTTGAAGATATACAAGTCCTTCGAGTTTTTCCGTCCAGATAACGAAGAGGGCTTAAAAATCAGACG TCAATGTGCAATGGCAGCACTCAACGATGTTCGGCAGTACCTGTGTGTTGAAGGAGGACAGGTGGCG GTCTTCGACGCCACAAATACgacaagagaaagaagaggaaccATCGTCAAGTTCGCTGAGCAAAATGGCTTTAAG GTGTTTTTTGTGGAGTCTGTGTGTGAGGACCCGGATGTCATTGCACAGAACATTGTG CAAGTAAAGCTGGGCAGCCCTGACTACATACACTGCAACACAGAGGAGGCCATTGAGGACTTCATGAAGAGAATCAAGTGTTATGAATCCTCCTACCAGCCTCTGGATGAGGTTCTGGACAG GGATCTGTCCTACATAAAGATCATGGATGTGGGCCGTCGTTACCTGGTGAACCGCGTCCTTGACCACATCCAAAGCCGGATCGTCTACTACCTGATGAACATCCACATTACTCCACGCTCCATCTACCTGTGTCGCCACGGTGAGAGCGACCTCAACATCAAGGGACGCATCGGAGGCGACTCTGGTTTGTCCACCAGGGGgaaagag TTTGCCAAGAGTCTAAGGAAATTTATCCAGGACCAGAACATCAAAGATCTGAAGGTTTGGACCAGCCAGATGAAGAGAACAATCCAGACAGCGGAGTGCCTGGGAGTGCCATATGAACAGTGGAAATCGCTCAATGAAATAGATGCT GGTGTGTGTGAGGAAATGATGTATGAAGAGATCCAGGAGCATTACCCTCTGGAGTTTGCACTGAGAGACCAAGACAAGTACCGCTACCGCTACCCTAAAGGAGAG TCGTATGAAGACCTGGTGCAGCGATTGGAGCCTGTGATCATGGAGCTGGAGAGACAAGAGAATGTTCTGGTCATTTGTCACCAGGCCGTGATGCGTTGTCTTCTTGCATATTTCCTAGACAAGCCTGCAG ATGAGTTGCCTTATCTTAAGTGTCCTTTGCACACTGCGTTGAAGTTGACCCCCCTGGCTTATG GATGTAAAGTGGAGTCTATCTATTTAGGCGTGGACgctgtgaacacacacagggacagaCCAGAG
- the pfkfb4b gene encoding 6-phosphofructo-2-kinase/fructose-2,6-bisphosphatase 4b isoform X1 has product MLDNEEFVVETSPRELTQNPLRKIWMPCKNGHIAQRRVCMTNCPTLIVTVGLPARGKTYISKKLTRYLNWIGVPTKEFNVGQYRRECLKIYKSFEFFRPDNEEGLKIRRQCAMAALNDVRQYLCVEGGQVAVFDATNTTRERRGTIVKFAEQNGFKVFFVESVCEDPDVIAQNIVQVKLGSPDYIHCNTEEAIEDFMKRIKCYESSYQPLDEVLDRDLSYIKIMDVGRRYLVNRVLDHIQSRIVYYLMNIHITPRSIYLCRHGESDLNIKGRIGGDSGLSTRGKEFAKSLRKFIQDQNIKDLKVWTSQMKRTIQTAECLGVPYEQWKSLNEIDAGVCEEMMYEEIQEHYPLEFALRDQDKYRYRYPKGESYEDLVQRLEPVIMELERQENVLVICHQAVMRCLLAYFLDKPADELPYLKCPLHTALKLTPLAYGCKVESIYLGVDAVNTHRDRPENVNVRRTTEDALQTVPAHF; this is encoded by the exons ATGTTAGACAACGAGGAGTTTGTGGTGGAGACTTCCCCGCGGGAGCTTACCCAGAACCCGCTCAGGAAGATCTGGATGCCCTGCAAGAACGGGCACATAGCGCAGAGACGGG TATGTATGACCAACTGCCCGACACTCATTGTGACTGTAGGACTTCCAGCTCGAGGgaaaacatacatttcaaaGAAGCTGACTCGCTACTTAAACTGGATAGGTGTGCCAACCAAAG AGTTCAATGTTGGCCAGTACCGAAGGGAGTGTTTGAAGATATACAAGTCCTTCGAGTTTTTCCGTCCAGATAACGAAGAGGGCTTAAAAATCAGACG TCAATGTGCAATGGCAGCACTCAACGATGTTCGGCAGTACCTGTGTGTTGAAGGAGGACAGGTGGCG GTCTTCGACGCCACAAATACgacaagagaaagaagaggaaccATCGTCAAGTTCGCTGAGCAAAATGGCTTTAAG GTGTTTTTTGTGGAGTCTGTGTGTGAGGACCCGGATGTCATTGCACAGAACATTGTG CAAGTAAAGCTGGGCAGCCCTGACTACATACACTGCAACACAGAGGAGGCCATTGAGGACTTCATGAAGAGAATCAAGTGTTATGAATCCTCCTACCAGCCTCTGGATGAGGTTCTGGACAG GGATCTGTCCTACATAAAGATCATGGATGTGGGCCGTCGTTACCTGGTGAACCGCGTCCTTGACCACATCCAAAGCCGGATCGTCTACTACCTGATGAACATCCACATTACTCCACGCTCCATCTACCTGTGTCGCCACGGTGAGAGCGACCTCAACATCAAGGGACGCATCGGAGGCGACTCTGGTTTGTCCACCAGGGGgaaagag TTTGCCAAGAGTCTAAGGAAATTTATCCAGGACCAGAACATCAAAGATCTGAAGGTTTGGACCAGCCAGATGAAGAGAACAATCCAGACAGCGGAGTGCCTGGGAGTGCCATATGAACAGTGGAAATCGCTCAATGAAATAGATGCT GGTGTGTGTGAGGAAATGATGTATGAAGAGATCCAGGAGCATTACCCTCTGGAGTTTGCACTGAGAGACCAAGACAAGTACCGCTACCGCTACCCTAAAGGAGAG TCGTATGAAGACCTGGTGCAGCGATTGGAGCCTGTGATCATGGAGCTGGAGAGACAAGAGAATGTTCTGGTCATTTGTCACCAGGCCGTGATGCGTTGTCTTCTTGCATATTTCCTAGACAAGCCTGCAG ATGAGTTGCCTTATCTTAAGTGTCCTTTGCACACTGCGTTGAAGTTGACCCCCCTGGCTTATG GATGTAAAGTGGAGTCTATCTATTTAGGCGTGGACgctgtgaacacacacagggacagaCCAGAG